Within Coffea arabica cultivar ET-39 chromosome 4e, Coffea Arabica ET-39 HiFi, whole genome shotgun sequence, the genomic segment aCAATGCAAATAACTCACGATccagaaataaaacaaaagaagaaactaaaataAGGATCCTGAAATTTGTGTAGTTTGCCAAACTGAATATGAAGATGAGGAGATTTTAGATTTCCACATTCATTTCATCAAAAGATGGTTGTTAGAGACAAGATTGATGTTCAATCTACGAAAAAATAGCCATAACAAATTTTTGTTGCTTTAAGGATTTATCTCGCAGTCAATTTGATTGTATGCTTAATTCGACAATTACATGAAAGGAAAGTATGACATACTTCATCCAGTGTTGGTTCAATTTTCCCATATTAGGTAATCAACTCCCTCGCGAGCTAGAACCCTGAGAATTGCAGTTTAACTGTATCTATTTTCTCCTCAAATTATTCTTTGTCACCTCGAACTGTTTGGTAGATAGGTTCAGATTTTATGTTTGAAATTGTTTTCAATTTGGAGGTTGATCAGGTCCCTTGTATTTGTAGAAGTGTAAATGAGTCTAATCAAACCAAACACTCTAATATTTaaacttgtttgattattttaatgagtttaaaattttgtttaaaattgttttgtttatttgctgAACTTAGGTTGAACGAACTTTTTATTGAGTTTGAATGTTATCAAACATAAAATGgtgtttaattttggtttgactAATTGGCGAgccaaacttaaacaagatcTTATCAAATCAAATTCGATTTGAATATCAAGTAGTTTGGTTTATCTTTCAATCCTAtgcatttgtttatttattcagGCTCGGTTGTTGTCGTGTTTCATTTTGGATGAAGAATATGTCCACCACTAGCTACAGgaaaattaatttaatttgtcTAAAGAAATAAAAGTCTTAATTGCAAATTTCATTATTGCACGCAAGATATCTAGGACAAAAATGCAACATGTACTTGTTCTTGTGGACAAAGTAATAGAAGTACGTCAATTTATTGAATTAAAAGAGGATTAACGGTCACCACGaagaataaaattatttttactcaaaataatgaaaaaatagaaaacagtgtagaatttttaaatcaaaccaAAACTGCATATGATCTTCATTTACATAAAAGCATATGCCTTGACTGCTCACTTGGTTATAAATTCTAGCATATATTTAgcaattttatcctttttcttttagtttcttTCGTGTCTTATCATGTTCAAAAAGTATTAAAGAAGTTTTCCTTTCTGAATTAAGCTTTAAGTTTAAGGCTATACGAATATCAACGAAATTATGTTACCTATTTTGCCTCTCTTTGTAAGAAAGGGTTTGTCTTTCAGAAGTTTTCAAAGAACTAGTCCAATGTATTAAAACTCTTTCAATCTGTTTCATAGCAGCTTGTTTCTGCTACCAAGTATGAATCACGTCTTGCAGCAACGTTATTCATgaaggttctttttttttttttcaaattactaTTTAGTTTTTTTGTTCGATCGAACCATTTaggcattaaatccataaagcTTGACGAACAATAGACACAAGTTTTAACTGCCAATTATTCGATGTTATATGAAAATGTTTAGTTCATTAGTACATGCAAATACCTACAGTGGCATTTTCAAAGTCCTAATTTTAGGCCCTTTGGGCATATTAATCAACTATTAAACCATAACAAAGTATGCATTACAATATGTAATTGCAAATGTGACGTGCACTAAAGCCTGCTTGTCGAACAAACTCTTTACGTTGATCGTGCTGGAAAGATTAGTCCATAATATTATATAGATTTACTAGAGATGTAAATGTTGTGTTAGTCTAGAATTTGCAATAATAAGTGAATAAAAATTTACATTCAACTTGTGGCTGCCTGGTAATTGAGTTTCTAACAATTCAAATTGTTTACTGAAAAATGGTATTCACTGCACAATAAATTCATAAATGAAAATAACGTTTAAAGATGGACAAAGAACAATCCAATCAGGATATATGGCCAATTTTTATATTCAGATTGCTGAATTTGTTCTGCTTTTAGGACTATTAGATTCTAAACAAACAAGAAAGTATATAGCataagaagaaagagaaggagaaggtacaggaaaaggaagaaacatGCCTTGAACTCTGTCCTGTTTAATGTCAAACTTGCATATGTCTGACACTTCAAGCATTTTTCCTGACGAATATGCTCATCGATGTTGATTTTCTTCAGGAAAAAATGTTTGACTTGTCAATATAGTGGCCCTTGCTGCCTCTAGCCTTCAAGAAAGACATGCAAACCAAACGAAAAATAGAACAATATTGGACTGATTCCTGAATAAGGTGTCCTTTCATTTGCCAAGGTGCACATGCTGACAATTTTTGGCAGAAAATTTCTCCATAGTTCATCTATAAATATCTTCACCCCTACAATCCACAGCAGCACAGAAAAACTCCCAGCTTTCTAAGTTTCTTTCAATTCTCTTAAGAAGAAATTTCTATAGTCATGGGTGTTACAACTTTCAATGAGGAATATACTTCCCCAATCGCCCCTAAAAGAATCTTCAAAGCCTCCATTGTAGACTCCCACAATTTAATCCCAAAACTCATGCCACAAGCCATTAAGAGCATTGAAATCACCCAGGGTAATGGTGGAGCAGGAAGCATTAAGCAAATTAACTTTGCTGAAGGTAAGATTACAAGGCCATTCCATTATACGTACTGAAAGCTTTAGGAGTTCAAACGCTACTGTCCTAGCTAGAAAACAAAAATTGTAAACATCTCAACTAGTTGTTACAGTTTAATAAAACTATTTATGATCTTTACTACAGTCATAGTGCAAAGAATTCTATAAAGTAGACCGCATGATGCTTACTAGATGttcaatatatacatatatatataaaatttaaatagaTGTGATTTGTCATTGATCCAAACTCGTCagtataaaattaatatttgcaTTAGCAGTATAGAAACAATTTTTGACTTTACAAAAAGTAAATTTGCAGATCGAATTTTCAAGAATCGTGTATAAGTTTGGATAGACGTGATTTGCTATTCATCCAAACTCACCAGCATAAATTAATATTTGCATTGACAGTGTAGAAATGATTTTTGACTTCACAAAAGGTAGTTTTGCAGATCGAATTTTCAAGCATCATGCTGTATAAGTCCTATACCTTCTAAACCCTTCAATCGGACAAATATAATGCACTTTCCAGAATTTATTGCTATTTTATTGAAAGCTACAGCCACGCTTGTGTTTGAAATTGTCAATGCCTTGCAGGCAGCCATTTTGGATCTTTGAAGTACCAGATTGATGAGCTCAATGAAGAAACTTACACCTACAACTACacattgattgaaggtggtgcATTGACAGAAAACCTTGAGAAAATCACTTACGAGGTCAAGTTTGAGCCAACTCCAGAAGGTGGTTCTGTCTCCAAGGTGACTAGCAAGTACTACACCAAAGGAGATTTCTCACTCAAAGAAGAAGATATCAAAGCAGGCAAAGAAAAAGTTGTGGGTATGTACAAGGTTGTGGAGGCCTATCTCATCGAAAATCCTGATGCCTATGCCTAATCATCTTTCAAGATTTGCTGATTTATCTCTCAATTTCCCTATTGGAGTTCTTTTCATTGTGGCTTTTGTGTGTCTTTGATTTGGCAATAAGGATCTTTACTGTTGTAATCCTCAAGTTTCGCAAAACATGTTTCACTAAATTACTAATGATAACAATTCCTCGTGTCAACCTGTTAATGATCAAGAAAACTCCAACTTTTGAATTGCATCGAATGGATCGAGGATCCCTTAAACCCTTTTTTGTCAATTACAATAAATAACTGTTTATCTCACAACATATAGGACAGTGAGAGTTTATAATGATTGGATTGATCCTGTCAATGACATATTTTATCCGAGTCATATTGCgtaaataaatagtaaatttgATCAGTTGGACCAGCCCTTGCTGAATATGATACCATagacaaaaatgatgaacaCTAAAACATTATTCTGGTAGGTATTCAAGACAACAAAAGTGATCAATTGCAGAatcggaaaagaaaaaaagaaacacttcCAGATTGAACTCTCCAAATTGCAATAGCCAAGAAGTCCGATCCGAAAAAGCCACATAGAGCGAATGCCTTCTAACACTAATCACATTCCTTAACTGCCCTCTCCGGCTACCACCccagaaagaggaaaaaaaaactatcatAATAAACTCTCCGTCCAAATTGTGGGCAAGTCCTATGTGGAAAGATCAATTAAGCTTGTAATACCTAAAATCAATGTCTTCTAAGATTTAATAAGtcctgtgaaaaaaaaaaataagagaccGTTTACCTTATTATGACCAAGTTTTGGAAAGGGttaatttcattttgttctCTTGAAATATACTCTAAATCGCACTTTTGTCCTTAAGCTAGAATTCGGAACACTTTGTTGCTTAAAATCTTAAGCTCATTCCACTTTAGCCCAATTGTTGAAGGACTATATAAAATTGCTGTCACTGTGTAAACGGAATATTTTGATTTTAGTTATAAGGTAACCAAGAGCAGCAACTATTCTGTTAACTTTGGTACATTCCATTTATAGTGGACTAAAGTGGACATGTATAAGATTCTAGGAAGTAAAGCTTTCTAacttaaaagaataaaaattagGGAATAGTTCAAAGGTGTAAATTGGAATTAACACTTGTGGAAACTATAACACTATTTATCAGTTGGAAACCTTAGATTTCATGCTAAAATTAAACCTTCCAACTATAAATAACACATCCATGGTAATAACAGGGAAAAtcttaaatcaaaaaaatcattaatttaAACAAATGAAACATATAATGCAAAAAGTAACTCACCTTCCAATTTGTCTTCTTAAGATTATGGCCTTCCTGTGGCACAGTTTATCATAATAACAACAAAACTAGCTAGTGGCTGCAAATGATGACTTTTTTTATGATTGATCATGGTATTTAACTGGCCAATGATAAGTTTAAAAACGAATTAAAACTCTCAAATTTTCCATGCATATACAGATTTCACAGGAGAGGCATAATTAGAAAGGTTTTAGTAATCAAGTAAGAAGCAAAGAAAAATAGTTGCAAGTAGTGATATATAAAACTCTAAATTTCCAAGAGGTatgtattgaaaaaaaaaaagaaaagaaaatcagttGGCTCCAAGAAAGAGAAAGTTCATTAGCCTGATACATCAAACACCTCTATAAAcagtataaaaattaaaaattggtGTATACTATATGCTTAgctaaacaattttttttttggtcaatttacAACTTCTACACTACTTCTACTTTAATCCATCCAGGCAAGAGTCCAATTGGGCCAAAGAGGCTAAAGGGAGTAGTTCTCACCTCGACAT encodes:
- the LOC113740769 gene encoding major allergen Pru ar 1-like — protein: MGVTTFNEEYTSPIAPKRIFKASIVDSHNLIPKLMPQAIKSIEITQGNGGAGSIKQINFAEGSHFGSLKYQIDELNEETYTYNYTLIEGGALTENLEKITYEVKFEPTPEGGSVSKVTSKYYTKGDFSLKEEDIKAGKEKVVGMYKVVEAYLIENPDAYA